Proteins co-encoded in one Strix uralensis isolate ZFMK-TIS-50842 chromosome 2, bStrUra1, whole genome shotgun sequence genomic window:
- the PROZ gene encoding vitamin K-dependent protein Z, whose amino-acid sequence MTRCFWTILFLLSALFLQTEQTVFISADDANNVIKRQRRASSLLLEEVLQGSLERECLEERCTQEEAREVFENDEMLKMFWDVYYGGRRCSSSPCQHNGVCEDSIRGYTCTCAEGYEGENCAFAKNECHHHAKEGCHHFCYPGTNSYRCSCADGYELGKDKKQCIALDQCACGRLQDSDNLISDTRKERDERFPWQVLLLNSEGKGFCGGVLLKSNFVLTTAECALLHSHFEIRVGAGPNGTSGTEKIMQVSEKHIHIRYDEDTGENNIALLQLQEHVECNNHQLPVCIPERDFAEHILIPKLAGTVSGWRMGGDELQGEELQVSYLPAEDCKQILNTSLTNRQFCGHLQEPVDKQLAGGSFLATDYKGTWFLTGILGSWPLEDTDWETLLFTNTARYMIWFKQKMK is encoded by the exons TGTTTATATCAGCTGATGACGCAAACAATGTTATCAAGAGACAGCGGCGTGCCAGCTCCTTACTTTTGGAGGAGGTCCTCCAAGGCAGTTTGGAAAGGGAATGCCTTGAAGAGAGATGTACACAGGAAGAAGCAAGAGAAGTATTTGAAAATGATGAAATGCTC aaaatgttttgggATGTCTACTATG GTGGCAGGAGGTGTTCTTCGAGCCCCTGCCAGCACAATGGCGTGTGCGAGGACAGCATTCGTGGCTACACCTGCACCTGTGCTGAGGGCTACGAGGGAGAGAACTGTGCTTTTG CTAAAAATGAATGTCACCACCATGCAAAGGAAGGATGTCaccacttctgctacccaggaaCTAATTCCTACCGTTGTTCCTGTGCTGACGGCTATGAGCTCGGGAAGGACAAAAAACAGTGCATCGCGTTAG ATCAATGTGCATGTGGCAGACTTCAAGACAGTGATAATCTGATAAGTGATACCAGGAAGGAACGTGATGAGCGATTTCCTTGGCAG GTCCTGCTGCTAAACTCAGAAGGGAAGGGCTTCTGTGGAGGAGTGCTGCTAAAAAGTAACTTTGTATTGACAACAGCAGAGTGTGCCCTTCTGCACAGCCATTTTGAAATCAGAGTTGGTGCTG GGCCTAATGGAACAAGTGGAACTGAGAAGATAATGCAAGTTAGTGAGAAGCACATACATATCCGGTATGATGAAGACACTGGTGAGAACAACATTGCGCTACTACAACTCCAAGAACATGTTGAGTGCAATAACCACCAACTTCCTGTATGCATCCCTGAAAGAGACTTTGCAGAACACATTTTAATACCAAAACTGGCTGGTACAGTCAGTGGCTGGAGAATGGGAGGTGATGAACTTCAAGGTGAGGAGTTGCAGGTTTCATACCTTCCCGCTGAGGACTGCAAACAAATACTCAACACAAGCCTCACAAACAGGCAGTTTTGTGGACACCTTCAGGAGCCCGTAGACAAACAACTGGCTGGAGGAAGCTTTTTAGCTACTGACTATAAGGGCACTTGGTTTCTGACTGGTATCCTGGGATCTTGGCCGCTAGAAGACACTGACTGGGAAACACTTCTATTCACTAACACCGCAAGGTATATGATATGgtttaaacagaaaatgaaataa
- the PCID2 gene encoding PCI domain-containing protein 2 gives MAHITINQYLQQVQEAIDSRDGQFCAELVSFKHPHVANPRLQLPSPEEKCQQVLEPPYDEMFAAHLRCTYAVGNHDFIEAYKCQTVIVQSFLRAFQAHKEENWALPIMYAVALDLRIFANNADQQLVKKGKSKVGDMLEKAAELLMSCFRVCASDTRAGIEDSKKWGMLFLVNQLFKIYFKINKLHLCKPLIRAIDSSNLKDEYSMAQRVTYRYYVGRKAMFDSDFKQAEEYLSFAFEHCHRSSQKNKRMILIYLLPVKMLLGHMPTVQLLKKYDLMQFAEVTKAVSEGNLLLLNDALTKHETFFIRCGIFLILEKLKIITYRNLFKKVYLLLKTHQLSLDAFLFALKFMQVDDVDIDEVQCILANLIYMGHIKGYISHQHQKLVVSKQNPFPPLSTVC, from the exons ATGGCGCACATCACCATAAATCAGTATTTGCAGCAA GTACAAGAAGCCATTGACAGCAGAGATGGACAATTTTGTGCAGAATTGGTATCATTTAAACATCCACATGTTGCAAACCCAAGGCTACAG CTTCCATCTCCAGAGGAGAAGTGTCAACAAGTTTTGGAACCACCATATGATGAAATGTTTGCAGCCCACTTAAG GTGTACTTACGCTGTTGGAAACCATGACTTTATAGAAGCCTACAAATGCCAAACAGTTATTGTCCA ATCTTTCCTGCGAGCATTTCAGGCgcataaagaagaaaactg GGCTTTACCTATTATGTATGCTGTAGCCCTCGATCTTCGAATTTTTGCTAATAAT GCAGATCAACAGCTagtgaagaaagggaaaagcaaagttGGCGACATGttggaaaaagcagcagaactgcTGATGAGCTGTTTTCGAGTCTGTGCCAGTGACAC TCGAGCAGGCATTGAAGATTCCAAGAAGTGGGGCATGTTATTTCTTGTGAATCAgctgtttaaaatttattttaag atcaaCAAGCTCCATCTATGTAAGCCCTTAATTAGAGCAATTGACAGCTCAAATCTGAAGGACGAATATAGTATGGCACAGCGAGTTACATACAGATATTATGTTGGACGCAAAGCCATGTTTGACAGTGACTTTAAGCAAG CTGAAGAGTATCTGTCATTTGCCTTTGAGCACTGTCACCGCTCAAGCCAGAAGAACAAAAGAATGATTTTGATCTACCTGCTGCCAGTAAAAATGTTGTTG gGCCATATGCCAACAGTTCAGCTCTTAAAAAAGTATGACCTTATGCAGTTTGCTGAAGTAACAAAGGCTGTGAG TGAAGGCAATCTTCTCCTACTGAATGATGCTCTGACAAAGCATGAGACCTTCTTTATTCGATGTGGAATCTTTCTTATCCTTGAGAAGCTGAAAATCATCACGTACAGAAATCTCTTTAAGAAAGT ATATTTACTACTCAAAACCCATCAGCTATCTCTAGATGCCTTTCTGTTTGCCCTGAAATTCATGCAAGTAGATGATGTGGATATTGATGAAGTCCAGTGCATTTTAGCTAACCTTATATATATG GGTCACATTAAAGGCTATATATCTCATCAGCATCAAAAGCTTGTGGTCAGTAAGCAGAACCCGTTTCCTCCGCTGTCAACAGTGTGTTGA